AATCGCGCAAGTACCCAGCGTGCGAGACCGCCTATACGGTGACGTTCCCTGCCACGTCAACGCAAGTTCAGGCATGTCTCCCCGGCGGCTTCCCGGGGCTTCCCCCGGGTCACTCCATCCGTTTACGTCCTTCCTCAGCTTATGCGGTTTCGATCCGCCAATCGGAGTCGAACAGCCTTTGGGAACACTTGGACGCCTTGGGCGTAAGGTTGCGGTTTGCCCGTACCCAGCCGCGTACTGCCCACACTCGTGCCCCGCGGGCACGTTTCGGAACCTCGGAGTTACCCCACGGTAAAGATGACGTTCGGGCCCTCGCGGTAGCACGATGGAGGCGGCGCACCCAGAGTTGCCCCCGGGGGCGTGTGCCCGTAGCAGGCCCCGTAGAGCACCACCGAACAGCGAAGGAACAGTGTGGCTTCCGGATCCGATCGCAACCCGATCATCATTGGCGGCCTTCCGAGCCAGGTCCCGGATTTTGATCCCGAGGAGACCCGGGAATGGCTCGACTCCCTCGACGCCGCCGTCGACGAGCGCGGCCGTGAGCGCGCCCGCTACCTGATGCTCCGGCTCATCGAGCGCGCGCGGGAGAAGCGCGTCGCCGTGCCGGAGATGCGCAGCACGGACTACGTGAACACGATCGCCACGAAGGACGAGCCGTTCTTCCCCGGCGACGAGGAGATCGAACGCAAGGTCCTCAACGCGACCCGCTGGAACGCCGCGGTGATGGTCTCGCGGGCCCAGCGCCCCGGGATCGGCGTCGGCGGCCACATCGCCACCTTCGCCTCCTCCGCCTCGCTGTACGACGTGGGCTTCAACCACTTCTTCCGGGGCAAGGACCAGGGCGACGGCGGCGACCAGATCTTCTTCCAGGGACACGCGTCCCCGGGGATCTACGCCCGCGCGTTCCTGCTGGACCGGCTGAACGAGGCGCAGCTCGACGCGTTCCGCCAGGAGAAGTCGAAGGCCCCGAACGGGCTGTCCAGCTATCCGCACCCGCGGCTGATGCCGGACTTCTGGGAGTTCCCGACCGTCTCGATGGGCCTCGGTCCGCTCGGCGCGATCTACCAGGCGCGGATGAACCGCTACATGGAGGCGCGCGGCATCGCCGACACCTCCAAGTCGCACGTGTGGGCCTATCTGGGCGACGGCGAGATGGACGAGCCGGAGTCCCTGGGCCAGCTGTCCATCGCCGCCCGTGAGGGCCTGGACAACCTGACCTTCGTGGTCAACTGCAACCTCCAGCGGCTCGACGGCCCAGTGCGCGGCAACGGCAAGATCATCCAGGAGCTGGAGTCGCAGTTCCGGGGCGCCGGCTGGAACGTCATCAAGCTGGTCTGGGACCGCTCCTGGGACCCGCTGCTGGCGCAGGACCGCACGGGCATCCTGGTCAACCGGCTGAATACCACGCCGGACGGCCAGTTCCAGACGTACGCCACCGAGACCGGTCAGTACATCCGCGAGCACTTCTTCGGCGACGACCCGCGGCTGCGGGACATGGTCAAGGACATGACCGACCAGCAGATCCTGCACCTCGGCCGCGGCGGCCACGACCACCGCAAGGTCTACGCGGCCTACGCGGCGGCCAAGGCGCACAAGGGCCAGCCGACGGTCATCCTGGCGCAGACGGTCAAGGGCTGGACGCTGGGGCCGAACTTCGAGGGCCGCAACGCGACCCACCAGATGAAGAAGCTCACGGTCGAGGACCTCAAGCGCTTCCGGGACCGGCTGCACATCCCGATCACGGACAAGCAGCTGGACGAGGGCTACCCGCCCTACTACCACCCGGGCCGCGACTCGGAGGAGATCCAGTACATGCACGACCGCCGCCAGGGTCTGGGCGGTTACGTCCCGACCCGTGTGGTGCGTGCGAAGCCGCTTCCGCAGCCCGAGGACAAGACGTACGCGGCTGCGAAGAAGGGTTCGGGCTCGCAGTCGATCGCCACCACCATGGCGTTCGTCCGCGTCCTGAAGGACCTCATGCGTGACAAGGAGATCGGCAAGCGTTTCGTGCTGATCGCCCCCGATGAGTACCGCACCTTCGGCATGGACGCGTTCTTCCCGAGTGCGAAGATCTACAACCCGCTGGGTCAGCAGTACGAGGCGGTCGACCGCGATCTGCTGCTCGCGTACAAGGAGTCCCCGACGGGTCAGATGCTGCACGACGGCATCTCCGAGGCGGGCTGCACGGCCTCCCTGATCGCGGCCGGTTCGGCGTACGCCACGCACGGCGAGCCGCTGATCCCGGTGTACGTCTTCTACTCGATGTTCGGGTTCCAGCGCACCGGCGACCAGTTCTGGCAGATGGCCGACCAGCTCGCGCGCGGCTTCGTGCTCGGCGCGACCGCCGGCCGTACGACGCTGACCGGCGAGGGCCTCCAGCACGCGGACGGCCACTCGCAGCTGCTGGCCTCGACGAACCCGGGCTGTGTCGCGTACGACCCGGCCTACGGGTTCGAGATCGCGCACATCATGAAGGACGGGCTGCGCCGGATGTACGGCGAGGCGAACGAGGACGTCTTCTACTACCTCACCGTCTACAACGAGCCGATCCAGCACCCGGCCGAGCCGGAGGACGTGGACGTCGAGGGCATCCTCAAGGGCATCCACCGCTTCAGCGCCGGCGAGAAGGGCGAGATCCCGGCCCAGATCATGGCGTCCGGCGTGGCGGTCCCCTGGGCGCTGGAGGCGCAGCGGATCCTCGCGGACGAGTGGAACGTCAAGGCGGACGTCTGGTCGGCGACCTCCTGGAACGAGCTGCGCCGCGAGGCGGTGGACGTCGAGCGCTACAACCTCCTGCACCCGGAGGAGGAGCAGCGCGTCCCGTACGTGACCAGGAAGCTCGAAGCGGCCCAGGGTCCGTTCGTGGCGGTCTCGGACTGGATGCGTTCGGTTCCGGACCAGATCGCGCGCTGGGTGCCGGGCACCTACCAGTCGCTGGGCGCGGACGGCTTCGGCTTCGCGGACACGCGGGGTGCGGCCCGCCGGTTCTTCCACATCGACGCGCAGTCGATCGTGCTGGCGGTGCTCACCGAGCTGGCCAAGGAGGGCAAGGTCGACCGGTCCGCCCTGAAGACGGCCGTGGACCGCTACGAGCTCCTGGACGTGACCGCGGCCGATCCGGGCGCGGCGGGCGGCGACGCGTAGGCAGGGACGGCCGGGAGGGGCGGTGGCGCTGGAGCGTCGCCGCCCCTCCCGCGTGTCCGGGCTCAGTTCTCCCAGATCTTGAAGGCCCGTACCTGGTACGGGGACCGGGGCGTCCAGGTGCCGCCGCCGGGGTACGTCTCGAACTCCCCCGTCTCCGCGCACTCGGCGGACTGGTAGGTGGTGACGGGCCGCCCGGTGCGGTTGGCGAGGGACTGGGCGTCGCCGCCCTTCGGCAGCGGGACACAGCTCTCGATGTCCACGCCGGACAGCTCGAAGGTGTGGCGGGCCCCGGTGAAGTCGGGCTTCTTCCAGAGGCAGAGCCTGCCCGCCTCACAGGCCCCGAGGGCGACGCCCGGGGACCGCTCGGGGGCCGCCGCGGCCCGGTCGTGGGTCAGGGCCTGGGGAACGAGTGCGGTGACGGCCAGGGCGGCCGCGAGAACGGTCGTGCGGGTCAAGGTCGTACGCATGATGGATCAACCCCCGTGGTTGGTCGGTGCCGGTCGGTGCCGGTCGGTGCCGGTCGGTGCCGGTCGGTGCCGGTCGGTGCCGGTCGGTGTTCGCTTCCGCCGATCACTCTGCGTCACCGGGCGTGGTGCGCGGAAGGGCGGCCGGGGGGCACCACCCTGATAGGCGAGAGCCCCGCCGAAAGGATTCGGCGGGGCTCCGGCCTGCGCTGTGTTGACGGCCTGCGCCGCGTCGGGCGTCAGATGTGGCCGACTCCGGCGCCCGCCTCGGCGTTCGCGCCGCGCTTGGTGAGGGTGGCGACGAAGGCGGCGACCACGGCGACGACGCCCGCGACCGTGAAGGCCAGGCCCATGCCCGACATGAACGTGTCGTGGATGACCCCGCCGATGCGGTCGATGACGTCCGGCGTCATGCCGGGGGCCTTGGCGAGCTCCTCGGCCGGGACGATGCCGAACTCGGCGGCCTCCTCCAGCTTCGGGTCGGGCGCGCCGGGCAGGCCCGCGCCCGCCCAGTTGTCCGCGAACTCGGCGCTGACCTTGGAGGACATGACCGCTCCGAGGACGGCGGTGCCGAGCGCGCCGCCGACCTGCATGGCGGCCTGCTGGAGACCGCCGGCCACGCCGGACAGCTCCATGGGCGCGTTGCCGACGATGACCTCGGTGGCGCCGACCATGACCGGGGCGAGCCCGCAGCCGAGCAGGGCGAACCAGAGGGACATCGCGAAGGTGCCGGTGGAGTCGGTGAGCGTGGTCATGCCGAACATCGCGGTGGCCGTGCAGACCATGCCGCCGACCAGCGGGACGCGCGGGCCGAACTTGGTGATCAGCAGACCGGCGACCGGCGAGGAGACGATCATCATGGCGGTCAGCGGCAGCAGGTGCAGACCGCTGTCGACCGGGCTGAGGCCGTGGACGCCCTGGAGGAAGAACGTCACGAAGAAGAGGCCGCCCATGAAGGCGAAGGCCATCAGCATCATGAGCACGACACCGGCCGTCAACGGGACGGAGCGGAACATCCCCAGCGGGACGAGCGGTTCCTTGACCTTGGTCTCCCAGAGGCCGAAGGCCAGGAAGAGCAGGATCGCGAGGCCGAGCCACGCCCAGGTGCGGCCGTCGCCCCAGCCCCAGGACTCACCGGCCTTGATGATGCCCCAGATGAGGGAGAACATCGCGCCCGAGAGCAGCACGATGCCGAGGACGTCGAAGGAGCGCGGCGCGTTGGCGGCGCGGTGGTCCTTGAGGATCACCAGGCCGAAGATGAGCGCGACGACGCCGACCGGCACGTTGATGAAGAAGACCGACTGCCAGCTGACGTGCTCGACGAGCAGACCGCCGACGATCGGGCCGCCCGCGGTGGACGCGCCGATGACCATGCCCCAGATGCCGATCGCCATGTTCAGCTTCTCGGCGGGGAAGGTGGCGCGCAGCAGGCCCAGGGCGGCCGGCATCAGCAGAGCGCCGAAGAGGCCCTGGAGCACGCGGAAGACGACGACCAGGACGATCTCTTTGGAGAAACCGATCGCGGCCGAGGAGATGGCGAATCCCGCGATACCGATCAGGAAGGTCTGACGGTGGCCGAAGCGGTCGCCCAGCTTGCCCGCGGTGATCAGGGCGACGGCGAGCGCCAGGAGATAGCCGTTGGTGATCCACTGGACGTCGGCGAGCGAGGCGCCGAGGTCCTGTTGGATCGCGGGATTCGCGATGGCGACGATGGTGCCGTCGAGGGCGACCATCATCACGCCGATGGCGACGGCGAAGAGGGTCAGCCAGGGGTGGCCGCGAAGCCCCTTGACCGGGGCGGGTACTGCGTTGTCTTCCGGCTCCCGCGGCGCCTTCTCGACGGTGGTCTGACTAGTCATACGGCGAGACTAGTGACAGCTACTGACAGTTGACAAACCAATTCACAAGTCAGTAACTGTCACGTAGCTCACACGTAGCTCACGGATATGCTGAGCTGGACAAACACGGGAAAAGAGGAACCGGTACGTGACCGACGGGCAGGCAGTCGAGCCCCGAGCCGGACTGCGTGAACGCAAGAAACAGCGCACCCGGGACGCCCTGGTACGCGCCTCCCTCGAACTGTTCACCACCCAGGGGTACGAACGCACCACCGTCGACGAGATCGTCGACGCCGTGGAGGTCTCCCAGCGCACCTTCTTCCGCTACTTCGCGAGCAAGGAGGACGTTACCTTCGCCGTGCAGCAGATGGTCGAGTCCCGCTTCATCGAGGAGCTGCGCCGCCGCCCCGCGGGCGAAGCCCCCTTCGAGGCCATGCGCCGGGCGGTGCTGTGCGCGTGGAACAGCATCGGCGAGGCGATCGAGGAGGTCGTCACCGTCGATCTCCATATGCGGACCTACCAGATGATCGAGTCGACGCCCTCCCTCCTCGCCGCCCACATGCGGCGCGGGGTCGCCCTGGAGAACCAGATCGCCCTGCTGATCGCGGAGCGCGAGGGGCTCGACGTGGATCGGGACCCCCGGCCCCGGGTGGCCGTCGCCGCGTTCACCGGGGTGATGCGGGTGACCGGTCAGCTGTGGGGCCGAGGGCTCGACCCGAGCGTGGAGGCGCTGCGCGACCTGACCGAGGAGTATCTCGACCAGCTCGTCCCGGCCCTCGCCCGGGACTGGCGTCGGAAGTAGCGCGACTCCGGGGCGGGAGTCGGGAGGCGACGCGAGGCGGGAGGCGACGGGAGGCGGGAGGCGACGGGAGTCGGGAGGCGCGGCCCGGAA
The nucleotide sequence above comes from Streptomyces sp. NBC_01116. Encoded proteins:
- the aceE gene encoding pyruvate dehydrogenase (acetyl-transferring), homodimeric type is translated as MASGSDRNPIIIGGLPSQVPDFDPEETREWLDSLDAAVDERGRERARYLMLRLIERAREKRVAVPEMRSTDYVNTIATKDEPFFPGDEEIERKVLNATRWNAAVMVSRAQRPGIGVGGHIATFASSASLYDVGFNHFFRGKDQGDGGDQIFFQGHASPGIYARAFLLDRLNEAQLDAFRQEKSKAPNGLSSYPHPRLMPDFWEFPTVSMGLGPLGAIYQARMNRYMEARGIADTSKSHVWAYLGDGEMDEPESLGQLSIAAREGLDNLTFVVNCNLQRLDGPVRGNGKIIQELESQFRGAGWNVIKLVWDRSWDPLLAQDRTGILVNRLNTTPDGQFQTYATETGQYIREHFFGDDPRLRDMVKDMTDQQILHLGRGGHDHRKVYAAYAAAKAHKGQPTVILAQTVKGWTLGPNFEGRNATHQMKKLTVEDLKRFRDRLHIPITDKQLDEGYPPYYHPGRDSEEIQYMHDRRQGLGGYVPTRVVRAKPLPQPEDKTYAAAKKGSGSQSIATTMAFVRVLKDLMRDKEIGKRFVLIAPDEYRTFGMDAFFPSAKIYNPLGQQYEAVDRDLLLAYKESPTGQMLHDGISEAGCTASLIAAGSAYATHGEPLIPVYVFYSMFGFQRTGDQFWQMADQLARGFVLGATAGRTTLTGEGLQHADGHSQLLASTNPGCVAYDPAYGFEIAHIMKDGLRRMYGEANEDVFYYLTVYNEPIQHPAEPEDVDVEGILKGIHRFSAGEKGEIPAQIMASGVAVPWALEAQRILADEWNVKADVWSATSWNELRREAVDVERYNLLHPEEEQRVPYVTRKLEAAQGPFVAVSDWMRSVPDQIARWVPGTYQSLGADGFGFADTRGAARRFFHIDAQSIVLAVLTELAKEGKVDRSALKTAVDRYELLDVTAADPGAAGGDA
- a CDS encoding peptidase inhibitor family I36 protein, with the translated sequence MRTTLTRTTVLAAALAVTALVPQALTHDRAAAAPERSPGVALGACEAGRLCLWKKPDFTGARHTFELSGVDIESCVPLPKGGDAQSLANRTGRPVTTYQSAECAETGEFETYPGGGTWTPRSPYQVRAFKIWEN
- a CDS encoding TetR family transcriptional regulator, which gives rise to MTDGQAVEPRAGLRERKKQRTRDALVRASLELFTTQGYERTTVDEIVDAVEVSQRTFFRYFASKEDVTFAVQQMVESRFIEELRRRPAGEAPFEAMRRAVLCAWNSIGEAIEEVVTVDLHMRTYQMIESTPSLLAAHMRRGVALENQIALLIAEREGLDVDRDPRPRVAVAAFTGVMRVTGQLWGRGLDPSVEALRDLTEEYLDQLVPALARDWRRK